The Leptospira bourretii genome has a window encoding:
- a CDS encoding LIC_11548 family sensor histidine kinase: MPIRFFKILPRLSDENRYYLRDIFIFFLTIVVSVVFSEFVFFRQEEDISFFSKLDTYVFILIPFFVLSLILSYVYRNRRNRETGKIRSSIRYRLTLAFLFVALIPSLPIFILSSNLTGRLIEGFYRVDISNALRSANLIIQNEEKEIETEFISKVGILRSRLKGIKPDGYSVFQKSIQNGLFEKNEYYLGFVESGKLGFESRGLFRNFKGLEFVESKQNGIFVSRLYLSDRSYILCKFFLGQGMEVYVGQRIHKGLESDVQNIVNATSTYEKVSLWKEKIPFSVRITIASFSFAMFLIAILFSFLFARRISRPIIHLANATKKVSLGESDIRLEKTEEGEMGILIDSFNQMVSDLNAKSEELMHTQRIAAWKEVAQRMAHEIKNPLTPIQLSAQRIQRKFQNPKSENLESVIFDATDTIIGQVRVLEHLVKEFSEFARMPVPVLINQKLNPILEEAVALFKDTTDIEFELKLAENLPEVFLDKRLFLGVINNLIKNAVEAIQSAENPKEEMDILSLKRKKIRIMSKLQKKALRKSIVIEIDDSGPGLKQEWKEKIFEPYFSTKENHGSGIGLAIVQKTIIDHHGHIVVEDSKLGGCKFRIELPLDSH; the protein is encoded by the coding sequence ATGCCAATTAGATTCTTTAAAATACTACCAAGATTATCCGATGAAAATCGGTATTATCTTCGCGATATTTTTATCTTTTTTCTGACCATAGTTGTTTCCGTAGTTTTTTCAGAGTTTGTTTTTTTTCGCCAGGAAGAAGACATTTCTTTTTTTTCCAAGTTGGATACTTATGTATTCATCCTAATTCCATTTTTTGTACTTTCACTAATCCTTAGTTATGTTTATCGCAATCGACGTAATAGAGAGACTGGGAAAATTAGAAGCTCCATCCGTTACCGACTAACACTTGCTTTTCTATTTGTTGCCCTAATCCCATCATTGCCTATATTTATTCTTTCTTCCAATTTGACGGGTAGGTTGATTGAAGGGTTTTATCGTGTTGATATTTCCAATGCCCTCAGATCTGCCAATTTGATCATCCAAAATGAGGAAAAAGAAATTGAGACAGAATTTATAAGCAAAGTAGGTATTTTGCGTTCTAGGCTGAAAGGGATAAAACCGGACGGATACTCTGTATTCCAAAAAAGCATACAAAACGGATTGTTTGAGAAAAATGAGTATTATTTAGGTTTTGTTGAATCAGGAAAACTCGGTTTTGAATCTAGAGGTTTGTTTCGTAATTTCAAAGGATTGGAATTTGTAGAATCAAAACAAAACGGAATCTTTGTGAGTCGGTTGTATTTAAGTGATCGTTCTTATATCCTTTGTAAATTTTTTCTGGGACAAGGAATGGAAGTTTATGTTGGACAAAGAATCCACAAGGGTTTGGAATCAGATGTTCAGAATATTGTCAATGCAACTTCTACCTATGAAAAGGTAAGTTTGTGGAAAGAAAAAATTCCTTTTAGCGTTCGGATCACCATTGCTTCTTTTTCATTTGCAATGTTTCTAATTGCCATTTTGTTTTCCTTTTTATTTGCAAGACGTATCTCTCGGCCCATCATTCATTTGGCAAATGCTACAAAAAAAGTTTCGTTAGGTGAATCTGATATTCGTTTAGAAAAAACTGAAGAAGGGGAGATGGGAATTCTGATTGATAGTTTCAATCAAATGGTTAGTGACTTAAATGCAAAGTCAGAAGAACTTATGCATACCCAAAGGATTGCTGCGTGGAAAGAAGTTGCGCAAAGGATGGCCCATGAAATCAAAAATCCGCTCACTCCTATTCAACTTTCTGCACAAAGGATCCAAAGAAAATTTCAGAATCCAAAATCAGAAAATTTAGAATCAGTTATTTTTGATGCGACAGATACAATCATTGGTCAAGTGCGCGTTCTCGAACATCTTGTCAAAGAATTTAGCGAATTTGCAAGAATGCCTGTTCCTGTACTTATTAATCAAAAACTAAATCCCATTTTGGAAGAGGCAGTTGCCCTTTTCAAAGACACTACCGATATTGAATTTGAATTAAAATTAGCTGAAAATCTTCCTGAAGTATTTCTCGACAAACGATTGTTCCTTGGTGTCATCAATAACTTAATTAAAAATGCTGTTGAGGCCATTCAATCCGCAGAAAATCCCAAAGAGGAAATGGATATTTTAAGTCTGAAACGGAAAAAAATTCGAATCATGTCAAAATTACAAAAGAAAGCACTTCGCAAATCCATTGTGATTGAAATTGATGATTCGGGACCCGGTCTAAAACAGGAATGGAAAGAAAAGATATTTGAACCTTATTTTTCTACAAAAGAAAACCATGGATCAGGGATTGGCCTTGCCATAGTTCAAAAAACTATTATTGACCACCACGGACACATTGTTGTCGAAGATTCTAAGTTAGGTGGTTGTAAGTTTAGAATCGAACTTCCTTTGGATAGTCACTGA
- the kdsA gene encoding 3-deoxy-8-phosphooctulonate synthase, translated as MYDLIEEREFFGKKIGGRNPFFLISGPCVMENKDLLDRVCGEMKAICDDLGIVYIFKSSFDKANRSSINSYRGPGLEEGRKLLDFIKNKYNVPVLTDIHETIQVDPLKDTVDIFQIPAFLSRQTDLIAKAAETGKWVNVKKGQFMAPDDTRHIKTKIQESGSERYMVTERGASFGYGNLVFDLRGIPMMHKHGIPIVFDATHSAQLPGAAGNITGGVREFIPHMVRGAVSVGVEGLFMEVHPDPEKALSDATTQFPLAKAKNLLTQLLELDRLVKTKFLEA; from the coding sequence ATGTACGATTTAATTGAAGAAAGAGAATTTTTCGGTAAAAAAATCGGGGGTCGAAATCCCTTTTTCCTCATTTCCGGACCATGTGTGATGGAAAACAAAGACTTACTCGACAGAGTTTGTGGCGAGATGAAAGCCATTTGCGATGACTTGGGGATTGTTTATATTTTTAAATCTTCCTTTGATAAAGCCAACAGGTCTTCTATTAATTCTTACAGGGGACCTGGTTTGGAAGAAGGAAGAAAACTTCTAGATTTTATCAAAAACAAATACAATGTTCCTGTGCTCACAGACATTCATGAAACCATCCAAGTAGATCCATTAAAAGACACGGTTGATATTTTTCAAATTCCAGCTTTCCTTAGCCGCCAAACTGATCTCATTGCAAAGGCAGCGGAAACGGGAAAATGGGTGAATGTAAAAAAAGGCCAGTTTATGGCACCGGATGACACCCGTCATATCAAAACAAAAATCCAAGAATCAGGATCTGAAAGGTATATGGTAACCGAAAGGGGAGCTAGTTTCGGATACGGAAATCTAGTGTTTGACTTACGTGGAATTCCAATGATGCACAAACATGGAATTCCGATTGTATTTGATGCCACTCATTCCGCACAACTTCCGGGGGCTGCAGGGAATATCACTGGTGGGGTTCGTGAATTCATCCCTCATATGGTGCGTGGTGCCGTATCTGTTGGTGTGGAAGGACTTTTTATGGAAGTCCATCCTGATCCAGAGAAGGCACTTTCTGATGCCACCACTCAGTTTCCACTAGCAAAGGCAAAAAATCTTTTAACACAACTTCTCGAACTCGATCGTTTGGTTAAAACCAAGTTTTTAGAGGCCTAA
- a CDS encoding LptA/OstA family protein: MKKIILIFCFSISMLSANPSPIPVLYGSEDLLKKEDSFLSPDKKKDKKDKIPVIWGGSSLTQEERTINGIPMKVFILGGGAYIMHKTIKLSAREIEIIGEDALIGNLKGQVVVEDFQNGVTLTATKGIYNKIGGTVSLENNPVLVQKKDGKVVKIQCQSIVRYLEEAKTNLAGKVVVTSDEFQVFGEDAVFSEKEDRIDLAGEPFLFSENRFLIGQTLSYFVKEGNIQLDGDATIYQVSYENKKDKEKDTTTKERVVTLFTGKTLTHKNKGKDTLTSMSGDAFMYRKNSEFKANLLESRRNNKDIKATGNVSYLDRENAYRMEGGFLSYDKEKGYSYLTENPQIIFLDKKELKERGKLTAVFLERFDERFETVARGNVEVETQTATATGEYATYFEKRDELVLEGNPTLVKDNTKVSAGKIILFPKSDKAYLTDGLKVIPNGEKK, encoded by the coding sequence ATGAAAAAGATAATTCTAATTTTCTGTTTTTCTATTTCTATGCTTTCTGCAAATCCTTCGCCAATACCTGTGTTATACGGATCAGAAGATCTTCTGAAAAAAGAAGATTCATTCCTTTCTCCAGATAAGAAAAAAGATAAGAAGGACAAGATCCCAGTCATTTGGGGAGGGAGCAGTCTAACTCAGGAAGAAAGAACCATCAATGGAATACCCATGAAGGTTTTTATTCTAGGTGGTGGTGCTTATATTATGCATAAAACCATCAAACTGAGTGCTCGTGAAATTGAAATCATTGGAGAAGATGCTCTCATCGGGAATTTAAAAGGTCAGGTGGTTGTGGAAGACTTTCAAAATGGAGTCACGTTGACAGCTACCAAAGGGATTTATAATAAAATAGGCGGAACGGTAAGTTTAGAAAACAATCCCGTGCTTGTGCAGAAAAAAGATGGGAAGGTCGTTAAAATCCAATGCCAATCCATAGTTCGTTATTTAGAAGAAGCCAAAACAAATTTAGCAGGTAAGGTAGTGGTGACTTCGGATGAATTCCAAGTTTTTGGTGAAGATGCTGTATTTTCCGAAAAAGAAGATCGGATTGATTTGGCTGGGGAACCATTCCTCTTTTCAGAAAATCGTTTTTTAATTGGCCAAACTCTTTCTTATTTTGTGAAAGAAGGAAACATTCAATTGGATGGAGATGCAACCATCTACCAAGTATCTTATGAAAATAAAAAAGACAAAGAAAAAGATACGACAACAAAAGAACGCGTTGTCACTTTGTTTACCGGAAAAACTTTAACTCACAAAAATAAAGGCAAAGATACTCTAACTTCTATGAGTGGAGATGCCTTTATGTATCGGAAAAATTCTGAGTTTAAAGCCAATCTTTTAGAAAGTCGTCGAAACAATAAAGATATCAAAGCCACAGGAAACGTCAGTTATTTAGATCGCGAAAACGCTTATCGTATGGAAGGTGGATTCTTATCCTATGATAAAGAGAAAGGATATTCCTATCTAACAGAAAACCCCCAAATTATTTTTTTGGACAAAAAAGAATTAAAAGAACGGGGAAAATTAACCGCTGTATTTTTGGAAAGGTTTGATGAGCGGTTTGAAACAGTGGCAAGAGGCAATGTGGAAGTAGAAACACAAACCGCCACCGCCACTGGAGAATATGCAACGTATTTTGAAAAACGGGATGAACTGGTTCTAGAAGGAAATCCGACTCTGGTAAAGGACAATACAAAGGTCTCTGCAGGAAAGATCATTCTCTTTCCTAAATCGGACAAAGCCTATCTGACAGATGGGCTGAAGGTAATACCGAATGGCGAAAAAAAGTAA
- the lptB gene encoding LPS export ABC transporter ATP-binding protein has protein sequence MENLVKIYNKRKVVDGVSFYIRKGEIVGLLGPNGAGKTTSFYMSVGFVTPDEGHVFIDNEDLTKAPMHIRARMGVGYLAQEASIFRKLTVAENLEAILETMNLPGDEIIRRRDELLMELQIMRVANQKGYTLSGGERRRCEIARALVTNPDFILLDEPFAGVDPIAVKDIQNVIQSLKERGLGILITDHNVRETLKITDRAYIMYSGRILISGTADDLINDPETRRIYLGEDFKL, from the coding sequence ATGGAAAATCTTGTTAAAATATATAACAAACGAAAAGTAGTTGATGGCGTAAGTTTTTATATTCGAAAAGGGGAAATTGTTGGACTTCTTGGTCCCAATGGTGCCGGAAAAACTACAAGCTTCTATATGAGTGTTGGTTTTGTCACACCAGATGAAGGCCATGTTTTTATAGATAATGAAGACCTAACAAAAGCTCCCATGCATATAAGAGCCAGAATGGGTGTTGGTTATTTGGCACAAGAAGCAAGTATTTTTCGTAAATTAACCGTTGCTGAAAACTTAGAAGCCATTTTGGAAACGATGAATCTTCCAGGGGATGAAATCATTCGTCGTCGGGATGAACTCCTAATGGAGTTACAGATCATGCGAGTGGCTAACCAAAAAGGGTACACTTTGTCCGGTGGTGAAAGAAGGCGTTGTGAAATTGCACGGGCCCTCGTGACGAATCCCGATTTTATACTTTTGGATGAACCATTTGCGGGTGTGGATCCGATTGCGGTGAAAGACATCCAAAATGTCATTCAATCCTTAAAGGAACGTGGTCTTGGAATTTTAATCACCGACCATAACGTTAGAGAAACGCTAAAAATTACGGACAGAGCCTACATCATGTATAGTGGTCGAATTCTCATTTCCGGAACAGCCGATGACCTCATCAATGATCCAGAAACCAGACGAATTTATTTGGGTGAGGATTTTAAACTATAA
- the hprK gene encoding HPr(Ser) kinase/phosphatase yields MPVPGITVDTILRDHEDLQLVLVTGEAGLSNRINNAEINRPGLSLTGFFDFFANDRIQILGKGEWAYLNSLAEDKLHEITEKFFEFHLNCIIYTHGNEPQVPFVERAKAKGIPLFKTEIATHRFITLISQILDRALAPRTMRHGVLIEVFGIGTLLTGRSGVGKSETALELIERGHRLVADDMVEIRRLSESYLIGSCSDLLRHHMEIRGLGILNIKDLFGVGSVRDHKLIELIINLKEWEEQTSGEYERTGIEQSMEEILGVSVPYIEIPVKPGRNIPIIVETAAMNQRLRKMGKNSAKEFSNKLNTYIQQNSIETNPIKD; encoded by the coding sequence ATGCCAGTTCCAGGGATCACTGTTGATACAATTCTTAGAGATCATGAAGACCTTCAATTGGTTTTAGTGACTGGTGAAGCTGGGCTTTCCAATCGGATCAATAATGCTGAAATCAATCGCCCTGGACTTTCTCTTACTGGATTTTTTGATTTTTTTGCTAATGATCGTATTCAAATTTTAGGCAAAGGAGAATGGGCCTATCTCAATTCTCTTGCTGAAGATAAACTCCACGAAATTACAGAGAAGTTTTTTGAATTTCATTTGAATTGTATCATTTATACGCATGGTAATGAACCACAAGTTCCGTTTGTAGAAAGAGCAAAGGCCAAAGGGATTCCTCTTTTTAAAACAGAAATTGCCACTCACAGGTTCATCACACTGATATCCCAAATTTTAGATCGGGCTCTTGCACCCCGTACGATGCGTCATGGTGTTCTCATTGAAGTATTTGGAATCGGGACTTTGCTTACAGGTCGCTCTGGAGTAGGAAAAAGTGAAACTGCTTTGGAACTAATTGAAAGAGGTCACAGACTTGTTGCGGACGATATGGTAGAGATTCGTCGCCTAAGTGAAAGTTATCTGATAGGATCTTGTTCTGATTTACTGCGTCACCATATGGAAATTCGGGGCCTGGGGATTTTGAACATCAAAGATTTGTTTGGTGTCGGATCTGTCAGAGACCATAAACTCATTGAACTCATTATCAATTTAAAAGAATGGGAAGAACAAACTTCCGGTGAATACGAAAGGACCGGAATCGAACAAAGTATGGAAGAGATCCTTGGTGTTTCTGTCCCGTACATTGAAATTCCAGTCAAACCAGGCCGAAATATCCCTATCATTGTCGAAACGGCAGCCATGAACCAACGTTTGCGTAAAATGGGGAAAAATAGTGCTAAAGAATTTTCTAATAAACTAAATACTTATATTCAACAGAATTCAATTGAAACAAATCCAATTAAAGATTAG
- the rpoN gene encoding RNA polymerase factor sigma-54 — protein MKLGASLSQRQTQKLVMTQDLRQSIELLSLSTLELSDKIQNELLENPLLDEVGVDEKTKMPELFSIDEVKRLEKLNHEKSTDVNWQDSYSLEGPRSYDTEASDRNQKYIESSTRGETLEEHLLNQLRLIKLTKLEFEIGEVLISMIDDKGFITDDLAIVSKEMGYPETKVRRVLQVINELDPIGIGAKDMQETLLIQGKILFPDNILLHQLIGEFLSDLEKVDYKKIAKNLKITEEEILILARLIKKLEPYPATTYQGRKIDYVVADVVVKAVGNEFNIFINDEWLPKLSIQEEYKELLNHKLPPKEKEYFQTKYSSAQWLIRSIQQRRQTLQRVVSCIIDFQVDFFRGGIGFIKPLTLKEVAEKLNLHESTISRITTNKYIQTTWGIFELKWFFSSGVKSAEGGKESSKKIHEIIRNLVKDEDENNPLSDQDIVELMEKKGIEIARRTVAKYRKVLRILPSNERKRISSLKG, from the coding sequence ATGAAACTCGGGGCTTCACTTTCACAACGCCAAACGCAGAAATTGGTGATGACCCAAGACTTACGCCAGTCCATTGAATTGTTATCTTTATCTACTTTAGAACTTTCTGATAAAATCCAAAATGAACTTTTGGAAAATCCATTGTTAGATGAAGTCGGGGTGGATGAAAAAACCAAAATGCCGGAACTCTTTTCTATCGATGAAGTAAAACGATTAGAAAAATTAAATCATGAAAAAAGTACCGATGTCAATTGGCAAGATTCTTATTCTTTAGAAGGCCCACGTTCTTATGATACAGAAGCTAGTGATAGAAATCAAAAATACATCGAATCCTCTACTCGTGGAGAAACATTAGAAGAACATCTATTAAATCAATTAAGGCTTATCAAACTTACCAAATTAGAATTTGAGATTGGCGAAGTGCTGATCAGTATGATTGACGATAAGGGCTTTATCACCGATGATTTGGCTATTGTTTCAAAAGAAATGGGATACCCTGAAACAAAAGTTCGACGGGTATTACAAGTTATCAATGAACTGGATCCCATCGGGATTGGCGCGAAGGATATGCAAGAGACCCTCCTCATCCAGGGAAAAATTCTTTTTCCTGATAATATCCTTTTGCACCAATTGATTGGGGAGTTTTTATCTGATCTAGAAAAAGTTGATTATAAAAAAATTGCAAAAAACCTTAAAATTACGGAAGAAGAGATCCTAATTTTAGCAAGGTTAATCAAAAAACTAGAACCATACCCTGCCACAACATACCAGGGAAGAAAAATTGATTATGTAGTTGCTGATGTAGTTGTCAAAGCGGTTGGAAATGAGTTTAATATATTCATTAACGATGAGTGGTTACCAAAACTTTCGATCCAAGAAGAATACAAAGAACTTTTAAATCATAAACTGCCTCCTAAAGAAAAGGAATATTTTCAAACAAAATATAGCTCAGCACAGTGGCTCATCCGATCCATCCAACAAAGAAGACAGACCTTACAACGTGTGGTGAGTTGTATTATTGATTTTCAGGTAGATTTTTTTCGAGGTGGGATCGGGTTTATCAAACCACTTACCTTAAAGGAAGTAGCAGAAAAACTCAATTTACACGAATCTACAATTTCTCGCATAACAACAAATAAATATATCCAAACCACTTGGGGGATTTTTGAACTCAAATGGTTTTTCTCCTCTGGGGTGAAGTCTGCAGAAGGTGGAAAGGAAAGTTCCAAAAAAATTCATGAAATCATTCGTAATTTGGTAAAAGATGAGGATGAAAACAATCCTTTGTCTGACCAAGATATCGTTGAACTCATGGAGAAAAAAGGAATTGAAATTGCTCGTCGAACAGTTGCAAAGTATAGAAAGGTCTTAAGAATCCTTCCTTCTAACGAAAGAAAAAGGATCAGTTCTTTAAAGGGGTAA
- a CDS encoding HPr family phosphocarrier protein, producing the protein MKQIQLKIREDSSGLHARPASLFVKMAASFPCEIFVIKDDIEVNGKSIMGLMMLALGPGSIFFVKADGKGEEEALLALEALVGRNFEANAN; encoded by the coding sequence TTGAAACAAATCCAATTAAAGATTAGAGAAGATAGTTCGGGACTTCATGCAAGGCCAGCCTCTTTGTTTGTAAAGATGGCTGCAAGTTTCCCTTGTGAAATTTTTGTCATTAAAGATGACATTGAAGTCAATGGGAAATCCATTATGGGTCTTATGATGTTAGCTCTTGGACCCGGGTCTATATTTTTTGTCAAAGCAGATGGAAAAGGAGAAGAGGAGGCACTTCTTGCTTTAGAAGCTTTGGTTGGTCGAAATTTTGAAGCCAATGCCAATTAG
- the lptC gene encoding LPS export ABC transporter periplasmic protein LptC, with product MMRRMMISIFLLAMINCKDKEYLRIEVERESGSMVSMRHFSRSSYKDSGELEWKLKGEESYIFPKENKTIIYGFEFKQYEKGNATSAMTGERGEINHSTKTVLLSGKVRLKTNDGKFIESESLTYNLDEKTLSSEEDVLVYSDGTTIRGKGLRADKGLNKFTIIQPKAVTVGGSNPLKEKQ from the coding sequence ATGATGCGCAGGATGATGATTTCCATTTTTCTTTTGGCAATGATCAATTGCAAAGATAAGGAATACCTTCGCATCGAAGTGGAAAGAGAATCGGGTTCCATGGTTTCAATGCGTCATTTTTCTCGTTCCTCTTATAAAGATTCTGGGGAATTGGAATGGAAACTAAAAGGAGAAGAGTCTTATATTTTTCCAAAAGAAAATAAAACCATCATTTACGGTTTCGAATTCAAACAGTATGAAAAGGGAAATGCCACTTCTGCAATGACTGGAGAGCGCGGTGAGATCAATCATTCAACAAAAACAGTGCTCTTAAGTGGAAAGGTGAGACTCAAAACCAATGATGGGAAATTTATAGAATCAGAATCCTTAACTTACAATTTGGATGAAAAAACTTTATCTTCAGAAGAAGACGTTTTGGTATATTCCGATGGGACAACCATTCGAGGAAAGGGACTTCGTGCAGACAAAGGACTGAATAAATTTACCATCATCCAACCCAAAGCAGTGACTGTGGGTGGGAGTAACCCGCTGAAGGAAAAACAATGA
- a CDS encoding sigma-54-dependent transcriptional regulator has product MQKLIYILDDEKEIRKSLRVILEDEDYSVEDFANGKSLLKALSKERPSLVLLDVWVGKEDGLSILDECKKLYSSLPIVMISGHGTIELAVNATKKGAVDFLEKPLSIEKVIQTIESALEKTKDHAIPEFQLEVDEILGESAPIKRVKFAIFQAAQTNARVFISGENGTGKELTARAIHQNSKRKNEPYIEFNCASVPEETLEQELFGSEIQGKHSVPEIKIGKWEAAGNGTLFLDEVCDLPLSIQSKVLKVILEQKLERMGGKEFVPVDVRIIAATNSNVEEAIREGRFREDLYYALSVIPLELPPLRERNLDIPLLAEFYLNKSISENKLSPKTIDREGLDALTTHFWPGNVRELGNILERLSILVPGDTIRAKDVKEALHGFKKANEMVARGDLKHAKEEFERQYIIKTLQICEGNVTRTSKALGIERTHLYRKLRSLNISVEQLNEG; this is encoded by the coding sequence ATGCAAAAATTGATATATATACTTGATGATGAAAAAGAAATCAGAAAATCCCTGCGGGTGATTTTAGAAGACGAAGATTATTCAGTGGAAGATTTTGCTAATGGAAAATCTCTACTCAAAGCTTTATCTAAAGAAAGGCCATCGCTGGTTCTATTGGATGTTTGGGTTGGAAAGGAAGATGGACTTTCTATATTAGATGAATGCAAAAAATTATATTCCAGTTTGCCGATTGTGATGATTTCGGGACACGGAACCATTGAACTTGCAGTGAATGCTACTAAAAAAGGTGCCGTTGATTTTTTGGAAAAACCACTCTCCATCGAAAAGGTCATCCAAACCATTGAGTCTGCTTTAGAAAAAACCAAAGACCATGCGATTCCCGAATTTCAACTCGAGGTAGACGAAATTTTAGGAGAATCTGCTCCCATCAAACGTGTTAAGTTTGCTATCTTTCAGGCGGCGCAAACCAATGCTCGTGTTTTTATTTCTGGCGAAAACGGAACAGGGAAAGAACTGACAGCAAGGGCCATCCACCAAAATTCCAAAAGAAAAAACGAACCATATATTGAATTCAATTGTGCCTCAGTTCCTGAAGAAACCTTAGAACAAGAGTTATTTGGTTCTGAAATACAAGGAAAGCATTCAGTTCCAGAAATCAAAATCGGAAAATGGGAAGCTGCTGGGAATGGAACTTTGTTTTTAGATGAAGTTTGTGATTTACCACTTTCCATTCAATCCAAAGTTCTAAAGGTAATCCTTGAACAAAAATTAGAACGTATGGGTGGAAAGGAATTTGTTCCCGTCGATGTTCGAATCATTGCTGCCACCAACTCCAATGTGGAAGAGGCCATCAGGGAGGGACGATTTCGAGAAGATTTATACTATGCATTGAGTGTCATTCCATTGGAATTACCTCCGTTACGAGAAAGAAATTTGGATATCCCTTTACTTGCGGAATTTTATCTGAATAAATCCATTTCTGAAAATAAACTTTCTCCAAAAACCATTGACAGAGAGGGTCTTGATGCCCTCACCACTCATTTTTGGCCAGGGAATGTAAGAGAACTTGGAAATATTTTGGAACGTTTGAGTATTCTGGTTCCAGGGGATACCATCCGAGCCAAAGATGTAAAGGAAGCCCTCCACGGATTTAAAAAAGCAAATGAAATGGTGGCTCGTGGGGATTTAAAACATGCCAAAGAAGAGTTCGAAAGACAATACATCATCAAAACCTTACAAATATGTGAAGGGAATGTGACAAGAACTTCTAAGGCTTTGGGAATTGAAAGAACACATTTGTATCGGAAATTACGCTCCCTAAATATTTCTGTTGAACAGTTGAACGAAGGTTAG